A single Aspergillus puulaauensis MK2 DNA, chromosome 7, nearly complete sequence DNA region contains:
- a CDS encoding putative GPI anchored protein (COG:S;~EggNog:ENOG410PQRR;~SECRETED:SignalP(1-22);~TransMembrane:1 (n7-18c22/23o579-599i)) has product MLSKMFLFIALITLLSLILVHASSPSLNPRYQVLDSPEPKRLSAGTLSSKLKARSETIAPLFQQKRSFDYAAEDVEEESVFSTTLDVESRWPVLALEELDTEIDSIVCTESKIHFNFRSATAEERFNTEIKSMPEFVVVTSHDGCDLEGDRSAHRVTNARVDPASHIGTFDITPMNWHEAFSTTKVSFSRRHPSEIQKHVATPVKRDEIPSPRQSFPAAPSDADGLNSSANAVFNVRHTGLEIYPIDAPLANEVVPDLPVVVRCKTCAIRGDIQLSRGQFNVGQNATAEEDEDFELDEAIGFFTNSSVDLLVKRMFSQIELEFELESEGPLIEFSVPLPTIPLVPFQIAGVLTFGPQIVPNIIITADIEEDVGFSYGFNATVPDDSRIHIRIPEFNESSISDFSDTDFQQIPFSASTTISSISLGITFQPQILLGINTGLEALNVNIDGGIGAFVSMPSLSLNVSHVTGVNENCDPVAADSDSGADADNVGNATHLVPSVELDVGVIASYDVRFMDFNDTRGVAPILASTAWDLPTACVGFEPEEPAKETGKAGSTEGESSDGDGGGGNGAVRVGGEGAGMMLLSSIALMSVAVGFCGWG; this is encoded by the exons CAGAGACTATTGCTCCTTTATTTCAGCAGAAGAGGAGTTTTGACTATGCTGctgaggatgtcgaggaagaatcggtcttctcaacaaccctagACGTGGAATCACGATGGCCCGTACTTGCattggaggagttggacACCGAAATCGATAGTATCGTCTGCACAGAGTCCAAGATACACTTCAATTTTAGGTCTGCGACTGCCGAGGAGAGGTTCAATACGGAAATCAAGAGCATGCCTGAGTTTGTCGTCGTCACTTCCCATGACGGTTGCGATCTCGAAGGAGACCGGTCTGCGCATCG AGTAACAAATGCCCGCGTAGATCCCGCAAGCCACATCGGTACTTTCGACATAACGCCAATGAACTGGCATGAGGCATTCTCCACGACAAAAGTGTCCTTCTCGCGCAGACATCCGTCAGAGATCCAGAAACATGTAGCCACGCCAGTCAAAAGAGACGAGATACCATCGCCCAGGCAATcattccctgcagctccttctgatgctgatggaCTCAACTCATCGGCAAATGCGGTCTTTAATGTGCGTCACACCGGCCTAGAGATCTACCCGATAGATGCGCCACTCGCGAACGAAGTCGT ACCTGATCTCCCAGTCGTTGTACGATGCAAAACGTGCGCCATTCGGGGTGACATCCAGCTCTCCCGGGGGCAGTTCAACGTTGGACAGAATGCGAcggccgaagaagatgaagatttTGAGTTGGACGAGGCGATCGGTTTTTTCACGAACAGCAGCGTTGATCTGTTAGTCAAACGTATGTTTTCGCAGATTGAACTGGAGTTCGAACTCGAGTCTGAGGGTCCTCTGATCGAGTTCAGTGTCCCGCTTCCTACTATCCCGCTTGTGCCTTTCCAG ATAGCAGGAGTTCTCACCTTTGGTCCTCAGATTGTTCccaatatcatcatcacggCAGACATCGAAGAAGATGTTGGGTTCTCCTATGGCTTCAACGCAACA GTCCCTGATGACTCCAGAATTCATATCAGAATCCCCGAATTCAACGAATCGTCAATAAGCGACTT CTCGGACACAGATTTCCAGCAAAtccccttctcagcctcaacaACTATATCCTCCATTTCACTAGGGATCACATTCCAGCCCCAGATTCTGCTAGGCATAAACACAGGTCTCGAGGCCCTAAACGTCAATATCGACGGCGGGATTGGGGCGTTCGTTAGCATGCCGAGTCTATCGTTGAATGTTTCCCATGTTACCGGTGTTAATGAGAATTGCGATCCCGTAGCagctgattctgattctggtgctgatgctgataaTGTCGGTAATGCAACACACCTCGTCCCCTCTGTGGAACTGGACGTGGGTGTTATCGCGAGCTACGATGTGCGGTTCATGGACTTTAACGATACGCGTGGGGTGGCGCCGATTTTGGCGAGTACGGCTTGGGATCTTCCGACGGCTTGCGTGGGCTTTGAGCCCGAGGAGCCAGCGAAAGAGACTGGAAAGGCTGGCTCGACTGAGGGGGAAAGTAgtgatggtgatggcggtggtgggAACGGGGCGGTTAGGGTTGGCGGAGAGGGCGCTgggatgatgttgttgagttCTATTGCGCTCATGTCTGTTGCTGTCGGGTTCtgtggatggggatga
- a CDS encoding SET domain protein (COG:S;~EggNog:ENOG410PTTX;~InterPro:IPR001214;~PFAM:PF00856;~go_function: GO:0005515 - protein binding [Evidence IEA]), with the protein MPQLRSTSTKVLLDGLTHRQKRTRKDASIDGNLENQRYEKKQKRSLAAYPQQMQEQVSKLVSDILASIYYDINYVCILRSSVRLNPTAENVAQYRLQFRESGDLLDRVVGRFINRDTSLHNGSEPKSYFNPRGTIRRLEEFVTIFGWKMLSICMAAEGFRRACREIRHSVIWAEVLEKMRENQWSIEVFARSRNLDWRGQLLKYAHLDLIPELGSELRPVRKMWGQHPHHVVQTLDKKVRRPMFEGMPQVHIDEPVFDPRNWQEDGRVEDPTARIPHDGDCDLCGSGDICDCVLDFSAGSLVELVDRPLTGTGVRALTSFKKGDILGQFVGELHHPDYDGDHLYSLMHASKTDSEYFLAIISPRKYGNWTRYIAHSCRASTKFNYRTVGRRTVMTVEAKRDIAPFEDLTVNYGSDYWARRECMCGETNCVSRRRRSQ; encoded by the coding sequence ATGCCTCAACTACGATCAACGTCCACAAAAGTCCTCTTAGACGGACTCACCCACCGCCAAAAACGAACTCGCAAGGATGCATCAATAGATGGAAACCTTGAAAATCAGCGTTAtgaaaagaaacaaaagcgTAGCCTCGCAGCATACCCACAACAAATGCAAGAGCAAGTCTCCAAGCTAGTCAGCGATATCCTTGCCTCAATATACTACGACATCAACTACGTCTGCATCCTCCGCAGTAGTGTCAGGCTGAATCCCACGGCTGAAAATGTAGCTCAGTACCGGCTGCAGTTCCGTGAGAGTGGCGACCTGCTTGACAGGGTCGTCGGGCGGTTTATAAATCGCGATACTAGTCTTCACAACGGTTCCGAACCCAAATCTTATTTCAATCCCCGAGGAACAATCCGACGTCTAGAAGAGTTTGTCACAATATTTGGCTGGAAGATGCTCTCGATCTGCATGGCAGCAGAAGGATTCCGGCGTGCCTGTCGGGAGATCCGCCACAGTGTGATCTGGGCAGAAGTCTTAGAGAAAATGCGAGAGAACCAATGGAGCATTGAAGTGTTCGCGCGGTCCCGCAATCTAGACTGGCGTGGGCAGCTGCTGAAATACGCCCATCTGGACCTCATACCGGAGCTTGGTTCCGAGCTGCGACCTGTGCGGAAAATGTGGGGGCAACATCCGCATCATGTCGTGCAGACTCTGGATAAGAAGGTGCGGCGGCCGATGTTTGAAGGGATGCCCCAGGTTCATATTGATGAGCCGGTTTTTGATCCAAGAAATTGGCAGGAGGATGGAAGGGTTGAAGACCCGACGGCCCGAATACCACATGATGGGGACTGTGATCTCTGCGGGTCTGGTGATATCTGTGACTGTGTACTTGATTTCTCGGCTGGGAGCCTGGTTGAGCTGGTCGATCGGCCTTTAACTGGGACTGGGGTACGGGCGTTAACGAGCTTCAAGAAGGGCGATATCCTGGGTCAATTTGTTGGAGAGCTCCATCATCCTGATTATGACGGCGATCATCTCTATTCGCTGATGCATGCGTCCAAGACTGACTCGGAGTACTTTCTTGCGATCATCTCGCCGCGCAAATATGGAAACTGGACGCGGTATATTGCGCATTCTTGCCGGGCGTCGACGAAGTTCAACTATCGGACTGTTGGGAGGAGGACGGTCATGACGGTGGAGGCGAAACGCGATATTGCGCCCTTTGAGGATCTCACCGTCAACTATGGGAGCGATTACTGGGCCCGTCGGGAATGCATGTGTGGAGAGACAAACTGTGTTAGTAGGCGGAGAAGGAGTCAATAA
- a CDS encoding putative AMP-binding enzyme (COG:I;~EggNog:ENOG410PIIB;~InterPro:IPR000873,IPR037337,IPR042099,IPR025110;~PFAM:PF00501,PF13193), with the protein MSCSIAILRGRLPNITAVGSLSQALSVTRRGLLTQSYARGPSEPPLFESTIGEHFASIVDNYGDRTAVISKHQNDRATYLDLDARSNALARGLESVGVRKGDRVGVMLGNSMEHATVTYALFKLGAILVPINPSFNATQVVAALSHLGTSHMVISSESNLPRREPRSNVPLLKHLVQDLKKSKLESALVPTLQNIILVENSTGRIDTSAFKSLTPYTSITSSNTADGQALPPQNLSPSEVVNIQFTSGTTAMPKAACLTHRSILNNGAQIGDRMRLTAHDTVCCPPPLFHCFGSVLGYMATATHGSAIVFPTEAFNARATLTAVQEEKCTALYGVPTMFLEELGLLESGDISHEGFQHLRTGIAAGSSIPSELMKKLHKVLNLTELTICYGMTETSPVSAMTTTDDPLDKRINTVGRLMPHVEAKIVDPSDHNNILPINTRGELAVSGYLLMKEYWGDPVKTDLVMLRDKSGKVWMHTGDEASLSPDGYISITGRIKDLIIRGGENIHPLEIENCLLTFPGVADVSIVGVPDERYGEVVAAFIIAKEHQDDEAATGNEIRDFVKEKLSSHLVPKYIFFLEPTDAFPKTASGKIQKFKLRETAVKLLGGHH; encoded by the exons ATGTCTTGCTCCATTGCTATCCTCCGGGGAAGACTCCCGAATATAACCGCTGTTGGATCGCTCTCACAGGCTCTATCAGTGACTAGACGCGGTCTACTTACCCAGAGCTATGCGCGTGGACCGTCAGAG CCGCCGCTATTCGAGTCCACGATTGGAGAGCATTTCGCCAGTATCGTTGATAATTATGGAGACAGGACAGC TGTCATCTCCAAGCACCAGAATGATAGAGCCACCTACCTCGACCTTGACGCTCGGAGCAATGCACTTGCGCGAGGGTTAGAATCTGTTGGAGTCCGTAAGGGAGACCGCGTTGGAGTTATGTTGGGGAATTCAATGGAGCATGCGACT GTGACATATGCTCTATTCAAGCTTGGAGCTATCTTG GTACCAATTAACCCATCTTTCAATGCGACTCAAGTAGTCGCAGCTCTTAGCCACCTTGGGACAAGCCATATGGTCATCAGCTCCGAATCAAACCTCCCCCGGAGAGAACCACGCAGCAACGTACCTCTCCTCAAACACCTCGTCCAAGACCTCAAAAAGTCCAAGCTTGAGTCTGCCCTCGTCCCAACACTACAGAACATAATCCTCGTGGAGAACTCCACCGGCCGCATCGACACTTCAGCCTTCAAAAGCCTAACTCCCTACACCTCCATCACTTCATCCAACACCGCAGATGGACAGGCACTACCCCCTCAAAACCTCTCCCCATCAGAAGTCGTAAACATCCAATTCACATCCGGCACAACCGCAATGCCTAAAGCAGCGTGTCTCACACACCGCTCCATCCTCAACAACGGCGCCCAAATCGGCGACAGAATGCGCCTAACAGCACACGACACCGTCTGCTGCCCCCCGCCCCTCTTCCATTGCTTCGGCTCCGTCCTAGGCTACATGGCCACAGCAACCCACGGCTCTGCCATCGTCTTCCCAACCGAGGCCTTCAATGCCCGTGCAACCCTCACAGCCGTCCAGGAAGAGAAATGCACAGCCCTCTACGGCGTGCCCACAATGttcctcgaggaactcgGTCTCCTTGAATCAGGCGATATTTCACACGAAGGGTTTCAACACCTCCGCACCGGAATCGCAGCGGGGAGCAGCATCCCCTCCGAACTCATGAAAAAGTTACACAAGGTGCTCAACCTCACAGAGCTGACCATCTGCTATGGAATGACAGAGACAAGCCCCGTCTctgcgatgacgacgacagaTGACCCCCTCGATAAACGTATCAATACCGTCGGCCGCCTCATGCCCCATGTCGAGGCTAAAATCGTTGATCCCTCAGACCATAATAATATACTGCCCATCAATACCCGTGGCGAACTCGCTGTATCTGGATACCTCCTTATGAAGGAGTACTGGGGCGATCCGGTCAAAACTGATCTGGTTATGCTCCGTGATAAAAGTGGGAAAGTCTGGATGCAT ACCGGCGATGAAGCATCCCTCTCCCCGGACGGATACATCAGCATAACAGGCCGAATCAAAGACCTGATCATCCGCGGCGGGGAAAACATCCACCCGCTCGAGATCGAGAACTGTCTATTGACGTTCCCAGGCGTCGCGGACGTCTCGATCGTCGGTGTACCCGATGAGCGCTACGGGGAGGTTGTAGCCGCGTTTATTATCGCCAAAGAACATCAGGACGATGAGGCTGCTACGGGAAATGAGATTAGAGACTTTGTTAAGGAGAAGTTGAGTTCACATCTTG TGCCAAAGTACATATTCTTCCTCGAGCCGACGGATGCGTTTCCGAAGACGGCGAGTGGGAAGATTCAGAAGTTTAAACTTAGGGAGACGGCGGTGAAGCTTTTGGGAGGGCATCATTAG